The Aricia agestis chromosome 3, ilAriAges1.1, whole genome shotgun sequence genome includes the window TGGTATCCAGATTAAAGATTGAGGCTGGTATCAACCCCCAATTTTTCACTCTAATGAAAAAAGAGGTAACCATAACTTATATAATAGGTAAAAAGaaagtaggtatatattattataatataaagaaagTACTTATCTATTATCTCATTACAGATAGATGGAATTTTaaacatataatttatatttattttacaatataggTCCAAAGAAATGCACATGTAGATACATATAATAGActtaacattttgaaaatctttATTTCAGGTTGACACCTGGGAggactcaaaaaaatattgttcgatCCTATTTGATGAAATGGCATTGGGAATGGGACTGTCATATAATTCGAAAGATGATAAAATACATGGATTTGTCGAACTGACTgggagaaaaaataaatttgctgACCATGTTTTGGTTTTCATGGCACGTGGAGCAGTCCATAAGTGGCAGCAGCctattgcatattatttttgTGAGGGGGCTACGTCTGGGCCAGAGttaaaaaagattataaaagataTTGTATCGGCCATTGCTGATATTGATTTGAAACCAATAGTCCTTGGTTGTGACCAAGGCACAGCTTTCCAATCTGCTGTACGTAACTTACAAGTTACGTACAGCAGATTGGAAAGCTGTGCCTTGGTCACAACCAAGAAGAGACGAGGCGAGAGCAATTGCTTAGGAATGAAGAGCCAGGTTAGAATTTCACAAAGCTAGTTATTACTACTgcttcattttaaatattatatttaatatgtttatattcacaatatcatgtattttcaatattttacagATCAGTCTGTCATCATTGGATGCTCCAAACTTAGTGTCATATATGACCCATCCCACCTCATTAAAGGGATAAGAAACAACTTTCTTACCAAAGATATAAAATGGAAAGGAAAGATTTCAAAGTGGCAAGACATAGTAGATGTTTACAAAACTGACTGCAGCCACACACAATCAAGAATATTGCATAAATTAAATGACGAGCATGTCATACcagcaaaagtaaaaaaaatgaaggtaagattttttttatttaaatccaaACCTATTTTTAAATCAGAATTTTTACTTCTCACCCCTATGAAAATGTGCTGCATAGGTATATAATGTTTGTGGCATCATCTTTGTTCGAaagtataaagttaatatacctagcggaatagagaaacaaaggcctgagcaagcgagatcactatcagtaatactgcatggtaaaaagagacttgtgatacataacagcagaaccaatttgtTTCATCTATTTGACTTCCAGTTGGCACGTTGACTATTTAAtctgcttgtgtaagtgtatatgatatgtaaacaaatgtttacacacagatgtaaatcaatttcggtttagtttgacagctcgagattgttgctctattctgctaggtatattaagtttatgttCGAAAGGTGTCTTTATTTGACACCGATATTTCCTATGTTTTATGAAACTATTTAACCTTTTGAAATAGtttgcataatttattattattttatattttattttataatccaATTAATAACTTGCTTTCCAGGTGAAGAATTGTGTGCGCGTGCTTAGCAAATCTGTAGCTGCTGCACTTTCCTACACTTCACAGTTCTGTAAGTTACCCAGATTTCGATCTAACACAGAATATTACCAGGCTAAACACAGTTTACTTTCTCATGTCCCGGAGTGAGCATGATATACTCAAAGTCCACTTTGCTAGCAATTTGCAGGATTAATAAGATTTACATGTCTTTTAATTAaaggaaatataattaaataagcaAGTAGCTACCTATGTCTTATTTAAGCTCCAGAAGCAAgttatataaaataacatacAATTCTGTTGTTACAGCTACTTATGTTGACGGAACACCAGTCAGTGGGACATTAAAAAATACTGCAGAGACGGTGTCATTTTTCGACGACTTATTCGACTCTGTGAATGGTGCAGCTGCCACAGCTAAAGCTGCGAAGGGTAAAACATTGCGGACCGCAGTGAAGGATTGTACCCAGCACCACAAGTTTTGGGTAGATGCAATAAAAAATCTTGAACAAATTAAATTCATGGAAAATGGTCGTGAAAAGTCTGTGCCCACCTTAAAAAATTTTGTGACAACACTAAAAAGCTACATGAGATTGTGGCAGGTATTCAAATcaaatgatttaaaaattatgcgCCCTAGGTATTTTAATACAGACCCTGTCGAAAATTATTTTGGTCAGGTTAGGGCGTATAATTATCGTAACACAGACCCTACctgccacaattttataaatacttataaGGCGTTGACCATCACTCGTGTGATTAAATTTCATTCGGATGGGTTTAATTGTGAGGATGACCCCGCAGAACAATTAATAAATCTTCAATGTCTTTTCCAAAACGATGAAAACAAAGGCCAAAATTAAGAGACACAAAATAATGTTCTGCTGGGTTGTTCAGAACCAGAATCGCAAGGAATATTGGAGCAAGCGCGAAAGGAGAGATTAAGTACTCATTCTAAGGCTTATGTGACTGGATGGGTAATTCGAAAAACTTTAGAAAAGAACCCTTGTTCCTTATGCAAAAAATCTTTGACAAGCAATGAAAATGAAACGATACATAATTGGATTAGTCATAAGGAATTTAAGGCGTCGAATAATAGCCGCAAGCTGAGTTACCCATCTGGAGTAGCTGTTAGGTGCTTCGGGacagtattaaataaaacaaatgagtttttagaaaaaaatgctcacacaaaagatattttaaaaactattatgAAAGAAATAGATACTATTGATTTGGTAAACTGTCCCGAGCACAAAGATTTCGTACACCAATACTTCTTGCAGATCGTCATCCGATTCACAATTTATAATTGGTGTAACAcgataaacaaaattttgaaaGGTGTGGATATTGTAAGGCTGGAAGGTAAAAATTTGCCATATTACCAGAAGCTGGCCtatgaaaaatatcttaaaagaattaaaaataaaactataaataaataaaacatttcttttatttaaaaccttGGGTGTAATGCGTTTCAAATGAGAATAGGAACGAAAAAGTgggaaatcatttattttaatagtgtGGCTACTAGTCTGTTTAattagtattaatataaaaaaatatatcaattataACCTCATTTCTACTagtgctttttaaccgactttcaaaaaggaggaggttctatgtttggctgtggtttttttttttttgacaacctAAATTAGGTACGTCCAGTAGGTAGTCGCACCACACCATCACACTAGCAagggcaaaaaaaaattaatgtcaGTATCGCTCGGAAATCGTAACACTTGCACCAAATGAGAATGAAAGATGGCAGTCTGatacgtagtatccctaagtagtctgtgaTGGAATTCGATTTTCGGGAGTGGCGGGAAAAGTAGaaaatttttcagcactgaaaatttaatttgatttttattgttaaaagttgCATAATTGTAGGATATTTGtcgtattgtatatattttttaattgtatataattattatttcttcgtattgttggtaagttttttaattatataaaagtccCTTCACGGGACCAGGCGCGCCGCGATGTCTCAGCGGCCGTCCAAACGGAAGAAGAAGAGACCAATATCGTCTAGTCCGGTGGATGATCAGGCTGAGTCGAGTAGCTCTGAACAGTCTGAGCCCACAGAGGAATTTAGCAAATATGCTCCTTATAGAGTAAATGATTACAGCCGTCGCTATCCAGAGGACAGCGCAGCTGGATTTGAATTTGTAGTCTTCGTGGAAAGCACAGGTGAAACTCCTATAGGTACTCGCGACCTCATGGGTTTAAGTCGTATTTTCCAACAATCGATTAAGGGAATATCTTTCttgagaaaaattaataaattcaaaGTTGGAGTCTATTTTAATCGGCCGAACTTAGCTAACGCATTTCTTGAAAATACTACTTTTTTACGAGACCAACATTTAAAAGCAAGCATTCCAGCTGGTAGCACGGAGTTGACTGGTGTCATCAACTCCGTACCGACCGAAATGTCCaatcaaaaaatttataaagcaaTTTCGAGTAGTACAAAAAGGGTAATATGTGTACGTAGAATAATGAGAAAAGCTAAGGTTAACAACAGCTTTGAGCTGCAACCAACGCAATCAGTGGCAATTACATTTTCGTGCTCTACATCATTGCCtgaatatgttttaataaatatgtggCGATTTCCTGTTACGACATATATTCCACCAGTGAAACAGTGTTATAAATGTTTAAGATACGGACATTTAGCAAAGTTTTGTAAGAATGCAGAGCGTTGCTCGATATGTGCCGAGGCTCACAATTATAAAAACTGTACTCAAAGCCCAGATAAAGCTGTTTGCGTACATTGCAAAGGTAGCCATTTATCTATATCTGGAGAATGtagagttaaaaaaatgaaaatagaagaaaataaaaaaaagtatacaacTACATCATATGcagacctttttaataataaattacaaaatttcccTTCATTGAATGAAAACACAAATAGTAAAGACTTATTAAATGTACTTCTCTCAAATAAAAACGCACTTACGTTACTCACAGAATGTTTAATTAAAGCTATTACTCTGAACAAGACTCAAAATGCAAGCATAAACTCACAGCTTCTTTCAGAAACAATaaaagaaactataaaagaaaaaaataacaatctttcacattctctgcccaagtaaatattatgcaatggaACAGTCAAAGCTTGCCAAGTAATAAATATGAACTACAAAAATTTCTATTAGATAATTCCATCCACATTTGTATAATTAGTGAAACGTGGCTCAAACCACATATCACATTTAACATGAAAGGATACGCTATTGTGAGAAATGACTGTGGTAATAATCACAATGGAGTAGCCATATTAATTCAtaacactatagtctataacaaaattaatacattttatgatgattctttacaaaatattgttgttcAGATTCAAATTTTTCAGAAACAAATTTCGATTGTAAGTTTTTACAGCCCAGGAAGCTGTACTCCTgaatttaataagaaaaaatttaatgatttaatacACACTAttccgaaaccgataattttgGCTGGAGACTTTAACGCGCATCATACTTTATGGGGTTGCGGCAAAGTTGACGCGCGAGGGAGAGATATTGTTGATGTCGCTGATGAGAATGATTTGGTTCTCTTGAATGATGGACGTCCAACCACTGTAGGGTCGCATAGATGGAAGCCAAATGCACTAGATTTGACTTTTGTTTCGGCATCGTTAGCATTATTTTGTGAATGGCAAGTTTCTTCAGACTCGTTAGGTAGTTATCATTTACCAACTCTGACAACATTGAATCTTTCTCCATCATTCTCTCCCCATAGTAACTTGTCACAGACATTTGAAAGTTTTCCTCTTCACACGAATCTGAAAACAGTAAATtgggatttgtatgaaaaaactgttaatcagaaattaaaaaaatttcaaattgaaacatGCGATTTAATCGACAGTTATAATAGATTCTGTGCGCTTATAATTCAAACTGTTGATAAATGTGGCACATTTATCAACGGTTTGAATAAGCCTAAGTTCTGCACCCCAACTGTTAATTCTGTTTCTCAAAGTTCTGCCTGTAGtaacgttaaaaaaaaagttaaaattccaTTAGTATGGTGGAATGAAAAATGTTCCAAGGCTGTACATGATTGTCGTCAAGCTTATGCGCGGTTTAAAGCGAATTCTTGTATTGACACTTTTGTCGAATTTAAGCGTCTTCAGGCGCATAAAAAACGCGTATTGAAACAAGAGCGAAGACTTTCTtgggaaaacttttgtaaatctGTTAGTAGATTAACTCCTATGAGCCAAATTtggatgaaaataaaaaaattcaaccGAAGTTATACACCTAGAAGTAGTTTCATTGATAGTGAATGGATAttacagtttttaaataaatatactccAGATACAGTaccaaataattataagaacaGTAATTCCAATGTGACAACATCTCCAAATTCTTTTTTAGTAGATAGTTTTACATTTGAAGAGCTGAAAGCAGCCATAAAATCTCGTAAAGATTCTGCTTGTGGTCTAGATTGTTTAtcttacaaaatgtttaaattgttagacaccaaaaatatgaagtTGTTCCTTAATCTATTAAATTCATTGTGGTGCCATTCCATGATTCCTGAACAGTGGAAAACAGATTGTCTCGTTCCAATATTAAAACCCGGAAAGGATATAAATGTTGCAGATTCATATAGACCTATAACTTTAAGTTCTTGTgttggcaaaatatttgaacagCTTATTAAACAGCGATTGGAATTTTTTATAGAAAGAAATCATATTTTACCTAGTAATCAGTTCGGTTTTCGGCGTGGCCGTTCGGCTAGAGAGAGCTTGAGTCATTTTTGTTTGGACATTCACAATGCTCTGTCTTGTAATTCAATATTGGTTGGTATTTTCTTTGATGTTGTTGGCGCATATAATAATGTCAATTTGGAAAAACTTTCAACTATTTTAACTTCTTTACAATTACCTGAAAAATTGGTAAATTGGGTGTATCATTTTCTTAGTGGTCGTAAATTATAtgtgaaatttgaaaataaactgaTTGGTCCAAGGTATTCCTACAAAGGAATAAGTCAAGGTGGAATTCTCAGtcctttactatttattttgtatatacatAAGTTAAATATTGTCTTAGGTCAAAACATTACTAACCTACAGTTTGTAGATGACTTAACTATATATTGTACTGCAGACAAGTTGTCTGCAGCTATTGAAAATCTCAGAGTTGCTCTCCTCGGCCTTAAGGCCTATTATGATGATCTGGGCTTGGACATCAGCTCTGAAAAAAGCaaagttttagttttttcaaaaaaacctagcaaaacaacaaacattgtcctacaatatggaGATAGTATGTTAGCAGTTGACAAAACTGTTAGATTCTTAGGTGTGATTTTTCAGAACTCcttcaaatttaataaatatattgattaCTTAGCAAACAGGGCTTTAAAGGCTTGCAATATATTAAAGTCTTTAGCAGGCACATATTGGGGAGCTgatccaaaaattttattaattctttacAAGGCTATTGTAAGAAGCCATTTTGAATATGGTTATGTATGCTTTGCTTCTATTCCACATTTTGTTGATAGACtagataaagttcaaaataggTGCTTACGGATTGTGCTTGGTGCGATGTGTTCCACACCCATTATATCAATGCAGGTTGAATGTAACATCCCTCCTTTGAAAATtcgctttaaatatttaatatacaggtTTTTGTTGAGAATTTCATCCATTAAAAATCATCCTCTTCTTGTAAAATTGCAGAGTGGTTCTTCTTCctctattttattacattacctacctgaaattgtaaaaataaagcaaGACTATAACTTATATGAAAGTGACTTATGGCCTTGCTATATGAGCACATTTAGCTCTAAATATTTTCcactaaaaattgtaattgataATTCTTTGAAGTGCAAAGAAGATGTCTACCTTTTACTAAGTAACCTAGTTGGTTATCAACAAGTCTATACTGATGGTTCAAAGACTTCTGAGGCGGTATCAGCAGCCATATATATTAAACAGGATAAGAAAGGATATGGTATTAGGCTTCCAAATTTAACAAGTATTTTTACTGCTGAGTGTTTAGCAGTTCTGTCTGCATTAGAGTATATTGAAACTCAAGTTTAtgataaatggattatagtgtCCGATAGTCTTAGCGTTCTTCAAAACTTAAATAACCCCAAATTTTGTGCTACAACTAACTATATTATCCATGATATTagagaaaaatatacaaaattaacaacattaaacaaaaaaaatatagttttagtcTGGTCACCGTCACATATTGGTGTTAAGGGAAATGAACAAGCCGATTTTTTAGCAAGAGCTATAACTACTTGTTCTCAGGAGCATTGTATTAAAAACATATGTCTTCCAGAATCTGACGTTTTagtcaaaataaaagaaacctttaaaatcgaatttacaaatttttggaaaCAGACCATGGAAACCAAAGGAAAATGGTATTCTAAGATTAAACAGGAGTTGTCAGTCCCATGGTTTACTAAAGGTGTTTCATTTCATGACAGGAAATTTTATTCTACTATTTGCCGTCTTAGACTTGGTCACTGTCGATTTAATGCTCATCTTCATAGATTGAATATATTGTCTTCACCCGTTTGTAATTACTGTAATCATTCTGAACAAACCTTGGATCACATTTTCTTTACTTGTAACAGTTTTACTCttcaaagatttatttttattaatcacttGATGGATATCTTTAAAACTGCTGAAGCCATCCCGCACTCCCTTCAGCAGCTTCTGAAAACACCCGATTGTTATAAGCCAATATATGAGTACGTCCTTTCTACCATTGgtgatatataattaaataggtactcacCAGTCATTACCTATATACCTTGAGATTGTATATAGTATAGAGATAGTTCTCTGTAACGGTTATGTGTTGTAAATTTcctaattatatataagtactttgtggttgtaaataattctcttttatatttgcttttcatctcgtttttcttagttttagtaataaaatattatataatgtacATAACTTTGAACTGTTTATTAGCAgactttttagcctttttaggcatctgtcaagagtcaagaccacGTCAAGACAATGAAGACAATGACCTATGACGACAATATGTCAAATTGAAGAAGGGACagtattaattaaacaaaacaatactatcaaaacatgagaaatggcttcggcctgatgaaaaaacttattattcatattatttatatcaaagaattggcttcggcctgatgaaaactctatttcagatggttaatataaaagaattggcttcggccttcactatcattcattaaatagagaaaacatagaaatggctgtatgggcaacgctccctttgcctgtcccgaccgggacgaattaacaaaaaaaaaaaatctgtcgaatatgtcaattacAGATGTTTCATGTCGTACAAGAAATCGTAACCTAAAATATagaaatttaatgttaataatatttaaaaatggaattAAACGAGAAAATATTGCAATGTTTAGAAAAATCAGACAAATTAGATACCATACAATTAGCAAAAGAATTCAATGAAGATCACCAGAAAATTGTAGGCGCTGTGAAAAGCTTGGAAGCCCTCGATATGGTAACTTCTGAGCCGGCCAAGAGTACAAAATGGGAGCTCACTGAAGAAGGGAAGTTGGTTGCCGAGAAGGGCAGCCATGAAGCCGTGTTGTATAAAAGTATACCGAGTGAAGGTATAGCGCAGGCTGAAGTTATGAAGGTAAGAAGAATATTCCCTTTATCACTTATTGCAACTcagataacaatttttttatttcattcattcataactTCGGCAGTCGAAAATTCCTAGTTATATTGAATAacatatctttaaacaagcaattcttgtatatgtacatatataattggaatctcagaatcggcctcaacgattttcatgaaatttagtattatattatataggggttttgggggcgataaatcgatctagctaggaatcatttttagaaaatgtaattttattcgtgttttattgaataccaagcaaagcttggtcaaatagctagttttattaAAGCAATAAAGCCCGGTACTTATTGTGACTGTAAATCAGATAATAATGTGCAATCATTTTATATTCcattaaaaactctaaaacaaaGGGCATTTTCTTTGTGTGGTCTAATtggatttataaaattataattcatttattcTCTTCTGTAAAACATCAaaatggaataaaaaaatattttctttcttttcagaCTATACCTAATGCTAAGGTCGGCTTTAGTAAAGCCATGTCCTTGGGTTGGATTGTTATTGACAAGTCTGGTGGAACCCCCTTGGTCAAACGGAAAGTTGATAACATTACCGATAAGGTTCAATTAGACTTAAATGAGATCAAGAAGGGCATAGACAATCTGGCGGACAATGTGAGAAGCGACTACAAAAAGAGGAAACTACTCCAAGAGATTGTTATAAAAAGTTTCATTCTACTGAAGGGACCACAGTTTGCGacatcaataaaaaaactagaaaCTGATTTAACTAGTGAGATGCTTTTAACAGGCTCTTGGAAAGAGTTAGAATTCAAGCCATATAACTTTGATGCCTTAGGTAAGACTGCAAATTACAAAATAGTGCGCTATTTAGAGCTATAAAATGAAGGGAAACTcaaaatattgtgtaataatTGTGTGCAATATTCCATAAGCGTATGTAGGCAAAAACCAATACAAAGTTTGATAAGTCAAGGTatgttagttcccgaaccggtggtaggcatcatgtagatgttcagagaatatttgcaaaaatttatgctgaataaaaaagtttgagtttttattagagatgtgccgatcatgactttggccgactagacgattagtcggttgcaaagaagctgactaatcggccgactagtcggctaaGCCGATCAcggtttcggaagtttccgtaacgcttttttactgctgtttcgTGGGTAAGAATCGTGTTATGTTTAGGTATTTCACGTtcgttactttattttgtttctatgatacagttgatgattttcattaaatacctatttcatgtacattaaatctcgatttaataatacctacttaatttgttgttaagattatatttacaaaaataatttatttactagcaagtaatttcagaaacacttcatttaattttaaaatgtgtaacactgattgactgtgacataatatacttaaacacattataaataataatcaaggtttttctttaatgtaatttcaataatagcaaaaaagtaaaaagcccgattagtcggcgctttttgccgactattcgccgactacaaaagtggccggatagtcggcgcttcttgccgactattcgccgactacaaaagtggccggatagtcggctttaccgactagtcggcacatctctagtttTTATGTAACTTGTACTACTATGGCACCATAGTCTTGTTCAGAAAGGATGTTGTAAAAaatttactctgaataaaatgATTTGATACGATGTATCTTTAACCTGTTATGttttaattatacttatttttaatcaGGTCAACCCCCTGAATGTGGTCATCTTCATCCATTGCTGAAAGTGAGATCAGAGTTCCGGGAAATCTTCCTCGAGATGGGCTTCCAAGAGATGCCTACTAACCAGTATG containing:
- the LOC121740625 gene encoding uncharacterized protein LOC121740625 isoform X1; amino-acid sequence: MYFMCCVRNCSSTRKDAMLHKFPCNENRLLKWIQCLKDDNINISSIHNLFVCQKHFERRFVRENSRLLYDAYPTLFTPAEITTGVPECKENVDPKVDHSYSRKRHIDHTYAKDLPPTSSSGACRIVLKPRLLSNTITKNKVELTIPESSAPGSCEKTCSVIPLDASHVMDSESKDPSRNILRVEVRSQSPTTDACKAKIENTIITQTPKKSGRKRIIQALNKLTPTCKLIYKEYTKAKNQADYHRRAKRAVKFAKEHSFEEMAEKMNPYAKKIFEMQINLCTKKKKGRRFTLEEKLITLAIMKQSPKCYRFLHKIFILPSSSTLNKMVSRLKIEAGINPQFFTLMKKEVDTWEDSKKYCSILFDEMALGMGLSYNSKDDKIHGFVELTGRKNKFADHVLVFMARGAVHKWQQPIAYYFCEGATSGPELKKIIKDIVSAIADIDLKPIVLGCDQGTAFQSAVRNLQEETRREQLLRNEEPDQSVIIGCSKLSVIYDPSHLIKGIRNNFLTKDIKWKGKISKWQDIVDVYKTDCSHTQSRILHKLNDEHVIPAKVKKMKVKNCVRVLSKSVAAALSYTSQFSTYVDGTPVSGTLKNTAETVSFFDDLFDSVNGAAATAKAAKGKTLRTAVKDCTQHHKFWVDAIKNLEQIKFMENGREKSVPTLKNFVTTLKSYMRLWQVFKSNDLKIMRPRYFNTDPVENYFGQVRAYNYRNTDPTCHNFINTYKALTITRVIKFHSDGFNCEDDPAEQLINLQCLFQNDENKGQN